The following coding sequences lie in one Nocardioides sambongensis genomic window:
- a CDS encoding M28 family metallopeptidase translates to MPGARVLLAAVLTAAVLTACSGPDATGPDDDRTSSGAPSPSGRPSGSAAGPSSTAGPSRSAAAPRVPVDAARTTTAVAAVRHLAGRIGARPGTSPAYFRAADWVEGRLTELGWTVERQSFRAPGGVSWGEPVAAGRSVNLVARLGEVRPDRGWLAVGAHLDTVPQAPGAEDNASGVGVLLAVAEALAGHRTRLPVVLVAYGAEEPRGPTDDDHHYGSRAFVASLDAARRKSLRGMISLDRVGVGAAVVIGSPTSPDPLRAEVVAAARRAHVPHRVEDGQRSSDHWSFVRAGLAGVRLGSTPYAGYHSPGDVPSVVDPAQLGRTARLVLAWLR, encoded by the coding sequence GTGCCCGGCGCCCGCGTGCTCCTCGCCGCGGTCCTGACCGCGGCGGTGCTCACCGCGTGCTCGGGGCCGGACGCCACCGGCCCCGACGACGACCGCACGTCCTCGGGCGCCCCCTCCCCGTCGGGCCGCCCCTCGGGGTCAGCGGCCGGACCCTCCTCGACCGCGGGACCGAGCAGATCCGCGGCGGCGCCGCGGGTCCCGGTGGACGCGGCCCGTACGACGACCGCAGTGGCGGCGGTGCGCCACCTGGCGGGCCGGATCGGCGCCAGACCGGGCACGTCGCCGGCGTACTTCCGGGCCGCGGACTGGGTCGAGGGTCGGCTCACGGAGCTGGGCTGGACGGTGGAGCGCCAGTCGTTCCGGGCCCCCGGCGGGGTGTCGTGGGGTGAGCCGGTGGCGGCGGGCCGCTCGGTCAACCTGGTCGCGCGGCTGGGCGAGGTCCGCCCTGATCGGGGCTGGCTGGCGGTGGGCGCCCACCTGGACACGGTGCCGCAGGCGCCGGGCGCGGAGGACAACGCGTCGGGCGTCGGCGTGCTGCTGGCCGTCGCCGAGGCGCTGGCCGGGCACCGCACCCGCCTGCCGGTGGTCCTGGTCGCCTACGGCGCGGAGGAGCCGCGCGGGCCGACCGACGACGACCACCACTACGGCTCCCGCGCCTTCGTGGCCTCCCTCGACGCGGCGCGGCGGAAGAGCCTGCGCGGCATGATCTCCCTGGACCGGGTCGGCGTGGGTGCGGCGGTGGTGATCGGCTCCCCGACGTCCCCGGACCCGCTCCGCGCCGAGGTGGTCGCCGCGGCGCGACGTGCCCACGTGCCGCACCGGGTCGAGGACGGGCAGCGCTCCAGCGACCACTGGTCCTTCGTCCGTGCCGGGCTGGCGGGTGTGCGGCTCGGCAGCACGCCGTACGCCGGCTACCACTCGCCCGGGGACGTCCCGTCCGTGGTCGACCCCGCCCAGCTGGGGCGCACGGCGCGGCTGGTGCTGGCCTGGCTGCGGTGA